Proteins encoded together in one Cicer arietinum cultivar CDC Frontier isolate Library 1 chromosome 4, Cicar.CDCFrontier_v2.0, whole genome shotgun sequence window:
- the LOC101493506 gene encoding 65-kDa microtubule-associated protein 3-like — MSSPQNDPLSQAETTCGSLLYELQIIWDEVGEAEPDRDRMLLELEQECLAVYRRKVDQANRSRAQLRQAIADCEAELAAICSAMGELPVHIRQCDQNAGSLKEEHARILPQLEEMKNKKFERRNQFIEVQEQIQSISIEIYGPKEYIPAVVDETDLSMRKLEELHRQLNALQNEKSDRLKKIQEHLYTLNSLCLVLGLDFKQIVLGIHPSLGDLEGPKSVSNNTIQQLAVAIQDLREVKLQRMQKLQDLATTMLELWNLMDTPIEEQQMFQNVTCNIAASEHEITEPNTLSVDFMNCVEVEVSRLEELKSSKMKELVLKKRTELEEICRKTHLVPEIDGAVEYAVEAIESGTVDPACVLEQIERQVAHVKEEALSRKEILEKVEKWLAACDEESWLEEYNRDENRYNAGRGAHLTLKRAEKARGLVNKIPAMVDALTSKTVAWEKENGVGFTYDGIRLFSMLEEYTILRQEKEQERRRQRDLKKLQGQMIAEQEALYGSKPSPSKPQSVKKGSRMSTGGAASRRVSLGGAMLQTPKHDSKATTSRAMRKTDRVHQIDQLSYLDDGVSCLSSARRGLDIAGIPTKKQSFGAASAHGIESPMTRQPFSPISSNVSSKANVANGANELGIQSEKLQKTMPLTNVPFTSPCKATTVVDEENRTPKAMPIPVPATPSTISVPMNMVLTPVPSSVLMNVSMTPVPSPAPFGRDLGQEIEYSFEERRLAYMLA; from the exons ATGTCTAGTCCTCAAAATGATCCCCTTTCTCAAGCAGAAACGACATGTGGGTCACTTCTCTATGAACTTCAG ataatttGGGACGAAGTTGGGGAGGCTGAGCCTGACAGAGATAGAATGCTGCTTGAGCTTGAACAAGAGTGTCTTGCAGTGTACAGAAGGAAGGTAGATCAGGCAAATCGGTCTAGAGCTCAACTAAGACAGGCAATTGCTGATTGTGAAGCCGAACTTGCAGCTATCTGTTCCGCAATGGGAGAGCTGCCAGTGCACATTAGACAG TGTGATCAAAATGCTGGAAGCCTAAAGGAAGAGCATGCAAGAATTCTTCCACAGTTGGAAGAGATGAAAAACAAGAAGTTCGAGCGTAGAAATCAATTTATAGAAGTTCAAGAGCAGATTCAAAGCATCTCAATTGAGATTTATGGTCCCAAAGAGTATATTCCTGCCGTTGTAGATGAAACTGATTTATCCATGAGAAAACTTGAAGAATTGCACAGACAACTGAATGCACTGCAAAATGAGAAG AGTGATCGCCTAAAGAAAATCCAGGAGCACCTGTATACTTTAAACTCTCTTTGTTTAGTGCTTGGTTTGGACTTTAAGCAGATAGTGCTTGGAATTCATCCCAGTTTAGGAGACTTAGAAGGACCTAAGAGTGTAAGTAATAATACCATCCAGCAACTGGCTGTTGCTATACAAGACCTGCGGGAAGTTAAATTACAAAGAATGCAGAAg CTCCAAGATCTTGCTACAACAATGTTGGAGCTCTGGAACTTGATGGACACTCCTATTGAAGAGCAACAGATGTTTCAAAATGTTACTTGTAATATAGCGGCCTCAGAACATGAAATAACTGAACCAAACACCTTGTCTGTGGACTTCATGAATTGT GTGGAGGTGGAAGTATCTAGGTTAGAAGAGTTAAAATCCAGCAAAATGAAGGAGCTTGTACTAAAGAAGAGAACAGAGCTGGAGGAGATTTGTCGTAAGACTCATTTGGTCCCAGAAATAGATGGTGCAGTCGAATATGCAGTTGAAGCTATAGAATCTG GAACTGTGGACCCTGCTTGTGTGCTAGAACAGATTGAGCGTCAGGTTGCACACGTTAAAGAGGAAGCTTTGAGCCGAAAAGAAATACTTGAAAAGGTTGAGAAATGGTTGGCTGCATGTGATGAAGAGTCTTGGCTTGAGGAATACAACAGG GATGAAAATCGATACAATGCTGGGAGAGGCGCTCATCTTACACTCAAGCGCGCTGAGAAAGCTCGTGGCCTGGTTAACAAAATTCCAG CAATGGTAGATGCCCTGACTTCGAAAACTGTAGCATGGGAAAAGGAAAATGGTGTTGGGTTCACATATGATGGT ATTCGTTTATTCTCAATGCTTGAAGAGTATACTATATTACGACAAGAGAAAGAGCAAGAACGCCGTAGGCAGCGG GATCTGAAGAAGTTGCAAGGACAGATGATAGCAGAACAGGAGGCACTATATGGGTCAAAACCAAGCCCTTCAAAACCCCAAAGTGTAAAGAAGGGATCTAGGATGTCAACCGGAGGTGCAGCTAGTAGAAGAGTCTCTCTTGGTGGAGCAATGCTTCAGACTCCAAAACATGATTCAAAAGCTACTACTTCGCGTGCCATGAGAAAGACCGACAGAGTGCATCAAATTGATCAACTAAGTTACCTGGATGATGGTGTTTCCTGTTTATCATCAG CTCGAAGAGGATTGGATATTGCTGGTATTCCTACAAAAAAACAATCATTTGGTGCTGCTAGTGCTCACGGCATAGAATCTCCTATGACAAGACAACCCTTTTCTCCCATCTCATCTAATGTATCATCAAAAGCAAATGTGGCAAATGGCGCAAATGAACTTGGTATACAGAGCGAGAAGTTGCAGAAAACAATGCCACTTACCAATGTGCCATTCACTTCTCCCTGCAAGGCAACAACTGTGGTTGATGAAGAGAATAGAACTCCCAAGGCAATGCCTATTCCTGTCCCTGCAACACCTTCAACCATATCAGTTCCAATGAATATGGTCTTGACTCCAGTTCCTTCATCAGTTTTGATGAATGTGAGCATGACTCCTGTTCCCTCTCCAGCTCCTTTTGGCCGCGACTTGGGCCAAGAGATTGAATATTCCTTTGAGGAAAGAAGACTCGCTTATATGTTAGCATGA